In Rhodococcus qingshengii JCM 15477, the sequence AGACACTCCTCGTCGACACCCTGAACAAGCCGTATCCGCGTGCCGTCGCGGGCACACCCACCGAATGGTCCTCGACCGTTGACCGCCTTCAGCTGACGTTCACCCCGAACCCCGCGGTAACGGCACCGACCGAGATCTATCTACCCGAGAGCGGCTTTCCCGGCGGCGTCGACGTCGCGGGCGCCGACATCGTGAACTGGAACCCCCAAAGCCGGCTTCTCACAGTGGAAACCGCGGACGACGCGGGCCCCGTCACAGTCACGGTGACGCCGGCAAGCTGACCGCGAGCGCCGAGATTCCTGGATATTTGTCCGGTTCTTTCGTAACGTACAAGCGACGGGTGATCGGCCGACGGAAGGCGAGTATGTCCACGGAGAAGATGTCTGTCCAAGATCGTGTTGCGCGGGTGGTGCTCGATGTCGTCGGCGCCTTACCGACCGGCGCGCAGCGCATTCTCGGTGGCAAGCCGAAGGAGATCGACGGGCAGACTCTGCACCCCGAGATCCAGCTTGCGCTGAGATTGCTCTCAGCGGTCGAAGGTACGAGCTTCGAGCATCTTCCGGTCGAAGAGGGACGGGCTCAGATCGACGCCGAATCGCGACTGTTCGGCGGTACGCCCATCGACATCGAGACGGTACGTGACCTCGAGATCCCGGCCGGGGATCACGCGATTCCGGCTCGGCTGTATCGCCCGGCCGGAGTCTCAACGCCCGCTCCACTTTTGGTGTACTTCCACGGCGGCGGGTTCGTCCTCGGCAGCCTCGAGAGCGGCGACAGTGTGTGCCGCTTCCTGGCCCGCCACGGCGAGGTCAGTATGTTGTCGGTGGACTACCGGTTAGCACCGGAGTTCCCGTTCCCCGCCGGGGTCGATGACGCCGTCGCCGCATTCCGGTACTGCGTCGAGCATGCCACAGATCTGGGTGCAGATCCGAAATCCATTGCGGTAGGCGGAGACAGCGCGGGCGGGAACCTGGCTGCCGTCGTCGCGCAGTCCACGACCGAAGACGACGTCAAACCAGTATTCCAACTGCTCTTCTTCCCCTGGGTGGACCTTTCGTCGAAGCGCCCTTCGCACAAGATGTTCGGCACCGACTTCTTTCTCACCGACGCCCAACTCGACTGGTATGCAGCCCATTACCTGTCGGGCGGCGCTTCGGCTCTCGACCCGCGAGTCTCACCGCTGCTCACTCCGGACCTGGCCGGCCTACCGCCCGCGTACGTTGCCGTCGCCGGTTTCGACCCACTACGCGACGAGGGTGAGGAATACGCGAACCGGCTGCGAGAGGCCGGAGTCCCGGTTGCACTCAGGCGTCACAGTGGATTGATCCATGCCTTCGTCAACACCACCGGTGTCGGCCATACCGGTCAAGATGCGATGTTCGAGGCCTGCGGCGCTCTGCGGGTTGGACTTTCGGGCCCGCACTGAGGGCAGGGTCACGAAACGGGGAGTGCCAGATCCGCCCACTCGACCATCGCTTCGAGCACGGAGCGCAGTTCCATCCCCGTCGCGGTGAGTTCGTACTCCACTCGCGGCGGCACCTCGGCGTAGGCAGTCCGGGTCACCAGATCGAACTCCTCGAATCGCTTGAGTCTGGCGGAAAGTGTCCTGGGACTGATGCCGGGCAATGCGCGTCGTAGTTCCGTGAAGCGCATCGGGCCGTGCGTGAGCTCACGAACGATCAGCGTTGCCCACGGTCCGTCCAGAACCAGCAGAAAGCGCGCGACGCCGCACTCCGGAAGCACGTGACCTGATTCACTCATCGATTCCCCATTAGTTCACTTGAAGTAACTGGTTCCCAATCTGAACTATAGGCGTCATGACTTACACAGTGCATGGCGCCACCGGCGCACAGGGTTCTCCCGTTCTCGCGGGATTGGTCGCGGCTCTCGCCGGATCTACAGGTGCCGAAGTCCGAGCAATCACCCGCAACCCCGACCAGACGTTCGAGGGTGCGAACACCGTCGTCGCGGACAATGCGTCAGCCGACTCTCTCGCCGATGCTTATCGCGGGGTAGACGGGGTGTTCTTCCACCTGCCACTCGCCGGTGACACCGAGACGCTAGCTGGTTACGCCCACAACGTTCTGGCAGCAGCAAGAGTGACACGTCCTTCGCGGTTCGTGATCTCTACCAGCGGCACGGTGACCCGCGACGCTACTTCGCCGCTTGCCGGTCCCAACACACCCGTTCTCTCCGAGCTCGTCGACGGACTCCGCGCCGAAGGTATCGCGGTGACCGTCCTGACCCCGCGTTTGTTCCTCGAGAATCTTCTTCTGCCCACCGTGCTGTCGGGGGTGAAAGACGAAGGGGTCCTGCGTTACCCACTGCGTGCCGATCTCGCGGTCGCATGGAGTTCACATCTCGACGTCGCTGATGCAGCCGTTGCGGCCCTGACTCTCGACGTAGCACCGGACGCGGTCGACATCGGACAGATTCCGGCGATCACCGGCGTCGAACTCGCCGAGGCATTCGCCGAACACTTCTCGCGCGCGGTAACTTTCGAAGCCGTGACGCCCGATGCCTTCGGTGCGTCGATTGCGCCGATCATCGGAGGGGGCGCAGCAGCCGGGGTTTCCCAGCTCTACACGGGACTCGAATCTGCCGACAGCGTCGCGTTCGACTCCGCGACGGGTTCTGCCGTTGCCTTGGGCATCGTCGCCCGCAGCACCCGGGCCTGGCTGGTAGATCTCGGAGTGAACTGACCGGAACAACGCAAACGGCCGGCTCCGCGAAGTATCGCGTGGAGCCGGCCGATTTCCGGGGTTACCGGTGCGTGCGGGTCTTCAACTGGCGGTTCAGCTGCCGACTCCCGAAGTCCAGACCGGCACCGTCACTGGTGGCCAGCACGGTGAGTCCAGCGGCGACCAGCAACGAAATAAGCACAACGCTCATGGTGAGTCACCTTTCTTCCTGTCGTGAAACGGTTTTGCGCCTCCGAGAAATGTCGACATATCCGGCACCCCACTTCAGCTGACCTCAAAGTATCTGTAACTATGGGTTACGCGCAATGTGTGGTCCCTCACCTGAAAGCGCAGGGTGATGCGCAGATCACGCTGCGTTCGACGGCGGACTTACCTGGCCAGAACCATGTTCACGAACTCGTCGGCGAGCGCGTGAGCGTCCACATCGCCGCGAGGAACCGCATCGGGCGCACTGTGCACCAGTTGCATCTGCCCCAGGTACATCGAATACGCAAGTACGCCACGATGTTCCGCTTTCTGCCTGTCCATCCCCAGATCGACCAACAACGTCACGATGTAGGTAACTCGACGCTCGGTGACACGTCGAACCGCCGCCGAAACCAAAGGATGGTCGATCCCGGCAAGCAGTTCCAACTCCGCACGGCGACCGGCCAATCCGGTCGTGACCGAATCCACCAGACGACGCAACCTCACCTCCGCCGGTTCACCAGAGGACTCGACGGAGGAGATCAGTCTCTCGGTTGCCAAAACTTCCCACCGGCCGAGCGCAGCTTGCAGCAATTCGTCGCGGTTGGCGAAGTGCCAATAAAAGGAACCCTTGGTCGATCCGAGCGTGCGCGCCACCTTTTCCACTGCAACTGCATCAGGCCCATGGCTTGTCAGAGCCTGGAAAGCTGCATCGATCCACTGGTCACGAGAGAGTCGGGCGCGGGCATTCGTCACCTCCGTACGGTACCGTATGGGTAAGTTCCATACGGCACCGTACGGAGGACGAAATGACACTCGCTTTCAAGGCAATGCCTGCACCGGACTGGGCAGAAGCCACCACGATCACCATCCCGTCTGTTCCGACCCATACATCCGAGGAGTGGGCGCAGGCAGTCTTCGACGTCAGGAATGTCCCCGCACCCGTCCTCGCGATGTTCTGGCTCAGGGAGCGGATAGTCGGACTGCTCGGCATCGCCAAGGGACGCCCCGACACCTTTGCCGTCGACAAGATCGCCGACGGCGAGGCCCTCATCGAAGCGGACGAGAAACACCTACGATTCGTCGCCTCGGTTCAGGCCGACAACGACGCCGGCCTCCTGCACGTCGTCACCGCCGTGGAGCTGAAGAACCGCGCGGGCCGAATCTACTTCGCACCCGTTCAGGTACTGCACGGCGTGATCACGCGGGCAATGATGACGTCCGCTCGAAAGCGACTGTGCACGTGATCAACCATCCGGACCGCCCTTGAGTTCGAGGCTGATCTGATCGGCATCCAGCGCGGCAAGTGCCGATCCGAGCATCCGTGCGTCGAACACGCCATCGTCACGTGCGTCGAGCAGTGCCTGACGCTGCGCGTCGATCACGTCGAGGCGGATCCTCTTCTTCGACCGACCCTCTGGCGGAACGACACTCGCAGCAGCATCTTCGAGGAGGTCGAGCAACCTGCGATGCTCGTCTAGTTCGGATTCGGTGAGGTCCTGCGCTGCCGGACCGGTCGCCACTACGACGCGCTTCAACGTTCCTCCCTGAAGGATCAACGAGCCTGCTGCCACCAGGAACGCAACCAAGATCAGGAGCGATCGACTCGGGGTGTCTTCCGGCAGAGTCTGCGCTGCAGCCAGAGTGACCGCCCCGCGCATGCCGGCCCAGATGACGATCGTGCCTTCACGCCATCCCAACGGCGCAGCAAGGTAGTAGTCGATATCGGCAACCGTCCGCCGAACCCGAACCTTGAACCTTTCCATCTGATTCGCCGAAGGTGCCCGGCGCCTGCTGCGTCGTTCGTCTGGCGGGTAATCCTCGGGATTGTCGAGGCGATTCGCGATGTCGGAGAGTCTGGGTTTCATGCGTTCACGAAAATTCGCCCGCGCTTGGAGCGCTCGCAGGAGCGGGGCCACGTACAGAGCCCGCACCAAGATCGTGAGGAACAGTGCACCCGCCGCCACGAAGACCGCCGTGGATATGCCCTCGTGGTCGACCCGGACATCGTCGACTATCGACGAGAGTTCGAGGCCCATCACCAGGAAGATCGCACCTTCGAGGACCAATTCGACTGTGCGCCAGTTCTGGGAGTCGGACAACCGGTGTCGCGGTGACAGCTTCCGAGGAGCGTCGTAGCCGGTGACGAGCCCGGCCACGACGGCAGCAACCAACCCTGACGCACCCAACTCTTCGGCGGGGATCGCCGCCAGAAACGGCACCGTGAACGAGATGACCGTGTTGACCGTCGAATCGGTGACACGGGCGCGAACCATCAGGTTGACCTTGCCGACGACAACTCCGATGACCGCGGCCACGACGACGGCAAAAGCGAACTTGCCCAACACACTCCACAGCGACACCGATACGGCGGCCCCGGCGATGGCAGTACGCAACAGGACCAGAGCGGTGGCGTCGTTGAGCAGGCTTTCGCCTTCGAGGATCGACACCACCCGCGGCGAGACCGGGAGTTTCTTGACGATGGACGTCGCGACGGCATCCGTCGGGCTCACGATCGCACCGAGTGCAATGCCCCACCAGATACCGAGTCCTGGTATCACCCAGGAGAAGAACACACCGAGAACAAGCGCACTCACGACCACGAGCAGAACGGAAAGCCCACCGATGGCACCGAACTCACGCCGAAACTCCATCGACGGCATCGAGACCGAGGCGGAGTACAGCAGTGGTGGAAGCACGCCTGCCAGAATCCATTCCGGGTCGATGTCCACTGCTGGGACAAATGGTAAGAGGCTGACAACGATCCCGGCCATCACCAGAATCAACGGTGCTGCGACTCCGATCCGCGCTCCGAGCGTCGAGGCCGCGACGATTCCGAGCAGACCGAGCACCACGATGATCAGAGCGTCCACTGCTTCCCCCTGTACCCCCGGATTTGTGTCTGGCTCTTTCTACACCTTTGCCGGAGACGGGGGCGAGACCTGCCAGGCAACGGCGATCAGAACAACCGTGAACGCCGATGCGGGCCACAGAGCGTGAAGACCGATCCACCGATGAACGAGCGCACCGACCACCGCGCCCGCGATCAACCCCGCGCACATCCCGAAGTGCTGCAGCCACGCCCACTTCGGGCCACCCAGAAAGGCTCCGGTCAGACGCTGGCCCATCTTGACCAGCGCACCGGTCATGTACGTGACACCGATCGTCACCTCGCCGTCGCGCTGGAACACCGAGTTGACGGCTCCCATCGCCAAGGCCATCGCCGAGATCGCGCCGGGGGTGACGTCGAGGCTGCTCATCACCGAACCGATGGACAGCAGCCCGGCTACAACCGCGAGCACCGTGACCTTGCGAGCCCGGACCGAATAGCGCTCCGTGAAGTGGGTGACGACGGTTCCCAGCGCGATTCCCAGGAGGAAGAGCACGATGATTCCGCCGGCAACTCTCGCGGTCGACCACACCCCGTCGGCAAATGCGACGCTCGCCTGCGTCATGTTGCCGCTCATGAACGAAACGAAAGGCCCACCGAGCGTGATGAATCCGAGCGCGTCGACGTAACCGGCCAACCCGGCGAGCGCTGTCGCCAGGCCGATCAGCGACCTGCTGTATCCCGTCACCCGACGAGCTCGGTTCAGCTCAGCTTGCTGGTGCGCAGCTCGTGGCCCTTGGACGTCTTGCAGCGGCCGGTCTCGAGATCCCACTGCCAGCCGTGCAGATCGCAGGTGAGGTTGGTGCCGTCGACAACACCGAACTTCGACAGGTCCGCCTTGAGGTGGGGGCAACGACGCTGAATCTCGTACCCGCCCAACTCGATAGACGCGCTGTCGTCGTGGGCCTCGGCGAACCAGCCGTCGGCGTACGCGATGCGCTCGTCGGTGAGGCACTTGAAGAACGTGTAGAGGAATTCGTTGTACCCACCGATGCGCCACGCCGTGAAGCGTGTCGACAGGAAGATGGTGTTGACCCAGTCGGGCTCGTCGTCGCGCAGAACGGTGCGAACCAGTTCGGGAGCGATGCGGAAGCCGTAGCGGTACTTACCTTCTCCGTCGATGGGCTCACGAACGATCCGCTTCGGGAAGTCGAGGACGACCGTCTCCTCTCCCATCACGAGTCCGACGGGGTAGCCGATTCCGTCGCAGATCAGATCGGACTGAGCCATGATCGGCTCGAACTTGGCCTTGAGACCGTCGAGCAGCGGCTCGCCTTCGGCCGGAGCCCACGTGGCCTTCTGCGCGGCGATGACCGGTGCCATCTTCTGCGCCATCTTCTCGATGTACTCGGCCTTGTTGGAGAAGATCTTGTCGACGTCTGCGTCCGGGATGGGATGCGTCAGCGCGACCTTCTCGCTTCCGCGAAGTTCGACGGCC encodes:
- a CDS encoding YoaK family protein, whose amino-acid sequence is MTGYSRSLIGLATALAGLAGYVDALGFITLGGPFVSFMSGNMTQASVAFADGVWSTARVAGGIIVLFLLGIALGTVVTHFTERYSVRARKVTVLAVVAGLLSIGSVMSSLDVTPGAISAMALAMGAVNSVFQRDGEVTIGVTYMTGALVKMGQRLTGAFLGGPKWAWLQHFGMCAGLIAGAVVGALVHRWIGLHALWPASAFTVVLIAVAWQVSPPSPAKV
- a CDS encoding winged helix-turn-helix transcriptional regulator; this encodes MSESGHVLPECGVARFLLVLDGPWATLIVRELTHGPMRFTELRRALPGISPRTLSARLKRFEEFDLVTRTAYAEVPPRVEYELTATGMELRSVLEAMVEWADLALPVS
- a CDS encoding DUF2867 domain-containing protein, which gives rise to MTLAFKAMPAPDWAEATTITIPSVPTHTSEEWAQAVFDVRNVPAPVLAMFWLRERIVGLLGIAKGRPDTFAVDKIADGEALIEADEKHLRFVASVQADNDAGLLHVVTAVELKNRAGRIYFAPVQVLHGVITRAMMTSARKRLCT
- a CDS encoding cation:proton antiporter; the protein is MDALIIVVLGLLGIVAASTLGARIGVAAPLILVMAGIVVSLLPFVPAVDIDPEWILAGVLPPLLYSASVSMPSMEFRREFGAIGGLSVLLVVVSALVLGVFFSWVIPGLGIWWGIALGAIVSPTDAVATSIVKKLPVSPRVVSILEGESLLNDATALVLLRTAIAGAAVSVSLWSVLGKFAFAVVVAAVIGVVVGKVNLMVRARVTDSTVNTVISFTVPFLAAIPAEELGASGLVAAVVAGLVTGYDAPRKLSPRHRLSDSQNWRTVELVLEGAIFLVMGLELSSIVDDVRVDHEGISTAVFVAAGALFLTILVRALYVAPLLRALQARANFRERMKPRLSDIANRLDNPEDYPPDERRSRRRAPSANQMERFKVRVRRTVADIDYYLAAPLGWREGTIVIWAGMRGAVTLAAAQTLPEDTPSRSLLILVAFLVAAGSLILQGGTLKRVVVATGPAAQDLTESELDEHRRLLDLLEDAAASVVPPEGRSKKRIRLDVIDAQRQALLDARDDGVFDARMLGSALAALDADQISLELKGGPDG
- a CDS encoding SDR family oxidoreductase, translated to MTYTVHGATGAQGSPVLAGLVAALAGSTGAEVRAITRNPDQTFEGANTVVADNASADSLADAYRGVDGVFFHLPLAGDTETLAGYAHNVLAAARVTRPSRFVISTSGTVTRDATSPLAGPNTPVLSELVDGLRAEGIAVTVLTPRLFLENLLLPTVLSGVKDEGVLRYPLRADLAVAWSSHLDVADAAVAALTLDVAPDAVDIGQIPAITGVELAEAFAEHFSRAVTFEAVTPDAFGASIAPIIGGGAAAGVSQLYTGLESADSVAFDSATGSAVALGIVARSTRAWLVDLGVN
- a CDS encoding alpha/beta hydrolase is translated as MSTEKMSVQDRVARVVLDVVGALPTGAQRILGGKPKEIDGQTLHPEIQLALRLLSAVEGTSFEHLPVEEGRAQIDAESRLFGGTPIDIETVRDLEIPAGDHAIPARLYRPAGVSTPAPLLVYFHGGGFVLGSLESGDSVCRFLARHGEVSMLSVDYRLAPEFPFPAGVDDAVAAFRYCVEHATDLGADPKSIAVGGDSAGGNLAAVVAQSTTEDDVKPVFQLLFFPWVDLSSKRPSHKMFGTDFFLTDAQLDWYAAHYLSGGASALDPRVSPLLTPDLAGLPPAYVAVAGFDPLRDEGEEYANRLREAGVPVALRRHSGLIHAFVNTTGVGHTGQDAMFEACGALRVGLSGPH
- a CDS encoding TetR/AcrR family transcriptional regulator is translated as MTNARARLSRDQWIDAAFQALTSHGPDAVAVEKVARTLGSTKGSFYWHFANRDELLQAALGRWEVLATERLISSVESSGEPAEVRLRRLVDSVTTGLAGRRAELELLAGIDHPLVSAAVRRVTERRVTYIVTLLVDLGMDRQKAEHRGVLAYSMYLGQMQLVHSAPDAVPRGDVDAHALADEFVNMVLAR